In one Haloplanus salinus genomic region, the following are encoded:
- a CDS encoding DUF7405 family protein gives MPLDGDTDRSRRDVLKAAVALGGASALSACLDRTADDPVPTGDPNGKPARQYAWREYARHDDHGNTQLPSHQILLYLTLDADGPPSADQRDALAETFDALDRAYVWSHEGLLHSIAYSPAYFGRFDAPLPDSVDLPEPTALSPFESPTFDRQDALLHLASDRPDALLEADRALRGERDAANGVSIPSLPLTVDSRRTGFVGAGLPAQHQDAAGIPDSNPVPEASPLFMGFEAGFRGNQATEDYVTIDDGPFAGGTTKVVANLRQRLDDWYEEQTHEERVMEMFSPGHAAEGLVEGTGDSLGSDSDIDRFVDDLEADAREYGRVGHAQKAARANRDADGNVRLLRRHFESTDDIGSDQRVASLHFPSLQRRISEFEAVRRAMNGTDLTEVTPAVRQRVNNGILEYIFVRRRGNFLVPPRRHRVLPTPRPE, from the coding sequence ATGCCGCTCGACGGCGACACCGATCGTTCGCGTCGCGACGTGCTGAAAGCCGCCGTCGCGCTCGGAGGAGCGAGCGCGCTGAGTGCCTGTCTCGACCGGACGGCCGACGACCCCGTCCCGACCGGCGACCCGAACGGCAAACCCGCGCGCCAGTACGCATGGCGGGAGTACGCCCGTCACGACGACCACGGCAACACGCAGTTGCCGAGCCACCAGATCCTCCTCTATCTGACCCTCGACGCCGACGGCCCGCCCTCGGCCGACCAGCGCGACGCCCTCGCGGAGACGTTCGACGCCCTGGACCGGGCGTACGTGTGGAGCCACGAGGGGCTACTCCACTCAATCGCGTACTCGCCGGCCTACTTCGGCCGGTTCGACGCCCCGTTGCCCGACTCCGTCGACCTCCCCGAGCCGACGGCGCTGTCGCCGTTCGAGTCGCCAACGTTCGACCGACAGGACGCGCTACTCCACCTCGCGAGCGACCGACCCGACGCACTCCTCGAGGCCGACCGCGCCCTGCGCGGCGAGCGCGACGCGGCCAACGGCGTCTCGATACCGTCGCTCCCGCTGACCGTCGACTCCCGGCGGACGGGCTTCGTCGGCGCCGGCCTGCCGGCCCAGCACCAGGACGCGGCCGGGATCCCGGACTCGAACCCGGTCCCCGAGGCGTCACCGCTGTTCATGGGGTTCGAGGCCGGCTTTCGGGGCAATCAGGCCACCGAGGACTACGTCACTATCGACGACGGCCCGTTCGCCGGCGGGACGACGAAAGTCGTCGCCAACCTCCGCCAGCGACTCGACGACTGGTACGAGGAGCAGACCCACGAGGAGCGCGTGATGGAGATGTTCAGCCCCGGCCACGCCGCCGAGGGGCTGGTCGAGGGGACCGGCGACAGCCTCGGATCGGACAGCGACATCGACCGGTTCGTCGACGACCTGGAGGCGGACGCCCGGGAGTACGGTCGGGTGGGCCACGCCCAGAAGGCGGCGCGGGCCAATCGCGACGCCGACGGCAACGTGCGCCTCCTCCGTCGGCACTTCGAGTCGACCGACGACATCGGCTCGGATCAGCGAGTGGCGAGCCTCCACTTCCCGTCGCTCCAGCGTCGCATCTCGGAGTTCGAGGCGGTCCGCCGGGCGATGAACGGGACCGACCTGACCGAGGTGACGCCCGCGGTTCGCCAGCGGGTCAACAACGGTATCTTGGAGTACATCTTCGTACGCCGCCGGGGAAACTTCCTCGTCCCGCCACGCCGACACCGGGTCCTCCCGACGCCCCGTCCCGAGTAG
- a CDS encoding winged helix-turn-helix transcriptional regulator, whose product MTTQRDRIRGYVASHPGIHFNQLARDLDLATGQLQYHLKKLRRADDVVSESLYGRTHYFTPEYGAWERGAVAVLRRETARDVLLYLIERGPSAPTPVADELNVARSTLEWHLGHLVEQGLVEKRRDERGRVTLVLSRPDETATLLRLVEPSVPDRLVDRFTRLVDGLVGE is encoded by the coding sequence GTGACGACACAGCGGGACCGCATCCGTGGTTACGTCGCGAGCCATCCGGGCATCCATTTCAACCAGCTCGCGCGCGACCTGGACCTCGCGACCGGCCAACTCCAGTACCACCTCAAGAAGCTCCGGCGCGCCGACGACGTTGTCTCGGAATCCCTGTACGGTCGCACCCACTACTTCACCCCCGAGTACGGGGCGTGGGAGCGCGGCGCCGTCGCCGTCTTGCGCCGCGAGACGGCCCGCGACGTGTTGCTCTACCTGATCGAGCGGGGACCGAGCGCACCCACGCCAGTCGCGGACGAGCTGAACGTCGCCCGGAGCACGCTGGAGTGGCACCTCGGCCACTTGGTCGAACAGGGCCTCGTCGAGAAGCGCCGCGACGAGCGTGGCCGTGTGACGCTCGTCCTGTCCCGGCCGGACGAAACGGCTACCCTGCTCCGACTGGTCGAACCGTCGGTGCCCGACCGGCTGGTCGACCGGTTCACCCGCCTGGTCGACGGCCTCGTCGGCGAATGA
- a CDS encoding DUF7471 family protein — protein sequence MIAPLHAVTGVASPGLLAVVGAATVGAAALLGLAFAAFVRRRSRPYLLIVAAFAALLGRSAVVGLSALGMLSPTDHHLFEHGLDVVLVALVVAAVYYARTVKREVSAS from the coding sequence ATGATCGCCCCGTTACACGCCGTCACCGGGGTGGCGTCGCCGGGATTGCTCGCCGTCGTCGGCGCCGCTACGGTCGGTGCTGCGGCGTTGCTCGGTCTTGCCTTCGCCGCCTTCGTCCGCCGACGCTCCCGCCCGTATCTCCTGATCGTCGCGGCGTTCGCGGCGTTGCTCGGTCGGTCGGCGGTCGTCGGCCTCAGCGCACTCGGGATGCTCTCCCCGACCGATCACCACCTCTTCGAACACGGCCTCGACGTGGTGCTCGTCGCCCTCGTCGTCGCCGCGGTGTACTACGCGCGGACGGTCAAGCGGGAGGTGTCGGCGTCGTGA
- a CDS encoding DUF420 domain-containing protein: protein MHLDARNRVPELTAVLSLVSLALVFGAALGVAPRNALPRAPDAVVAAIPHVNAVVSTVAVVTILAGVAFARRRQFRKHRAMMLLSATLFAVFLVLYLYKVALEGPAEFPGPDAVYRQVYLPLLAIHILLAVVCIPLLYYVLLLATTRPISALVDTAHARVGRVAASLWLISFVLGNAVYALLYVVY, encoded by the coding sequence ATGCATCTCGACGCACGCAACCGTGTTCCGGAACTCACTGCCGTCCTCTCGCTCGTATCGTTGGCGCTGGTGTTCGGCGCCGCCCTCGGAGTCGCTCCTCGCAACGCACTCCCGCGTGCGCCCGACGCGGTCGTCGCTGCCATCCCTCACGTCAACGCGGTCGTCAGCACCGTCGCCGTCGTGACCATCCTCGCCGGCGTCGCCTTCGCCCGCCGTCGCCAGTTCCGCAAGCATCGCGCGATGATGCTTCTCTCGGCCACGCTCTTCGCCGTCTTTCTGGTCCTCTATCTCTACAAGGTAGCGCTCGAAGGACCGGCCGAGTTCCCCGGTCCCGACGCAGTCTACCGACAAGTGTATCTCCCACTCCTCGCGATCCACATCCTCCTCGCCGTCGTCTGCATCCCGCTTCTCTACTACGTGTTGTTGTTGGCGACGACCCGCCCCATCTCGGCGCTCGTCGATACCGCCCACGCGAGGGTCGGACGCGTGGCGGCGAGCCTCTGGCTGATCTCTTTCGTTCTCGGGAACGCCGTCTACGCGCTCTTGTACGTCGTGTATTAG
- a CDS encoding DUF7521 family protein, with protein sequence MSHLDIALAAIKTGTLLLGSLITLLSLKAYRRTGSRSLRSLGIGFGLVTVGALLAGVGHQFTSLTLAQSVVIESALTLVGFAVIVYSLYAD encoded by the coding sequence ATGAGTCACCTCGACATCGCCCTCGCCGCGATCAAAACCGGAACACTCCTTCTGGGCAGTCTCATCACGCTCCTTTCGCTCAAGGCCTATCGCCGGACCGGGTCGCGGTCGCTCCGGTCGCTCGGCATCGGCTTCGGACTGGTCACGGTCGGCGCCCTCCTCGCGGGCGTCGGTCACCAGTTCACCTCGCTCACACTCGCCCAGTCGGTGGTCATCGAGAGCGCACTCACGCTCGTCGGCTTCGCGGTCATCGTCTACTCGCTGTACGCCGACTAA
- a CDS encoding winged helix-turn-helix domain-containing protein: MVRDPLSGDDPPDLQSVLDALDDPDCRTIIEHLDEPMTANEVSEECDIPMSTTYRKLDLLTEASLLAEGTEIRTDGHHATRYRVDFEAVEIGLTAERVLDISIDRPSRATDERLASLWGEVRKET, translated from the coding sequence ATGGTGCGTGACCCGCTGTCGGGCGACGATCCGCCCGACCTGCAGTCGGTCCTCGACGCGCTCGACGATCCCGACTGCCGGACCATCATCGAACACCTCGACGAGCCGATGACGGCGAACGAGGTGTCCGAGGAGTGTGATATCCCCATGTCTACGACCTATCGAAAACTGGACCTGCTGACGGAGGCATCGCTGCTCGCGGAGGGCACGGAGATTCGGACGGACGGGCACCACGCGACGCGATATCGGGTCGACTTCGAGGCGGTCGAGATCGGTCTCACCGCGGAGCGGGTTCTCGACATCTCGATCGACCGTCCGAGTCGGGCGACCGACGAACGGCTCGCGTCCCTTTGGGGGGAGGTTCGCAAGGAAACATGA
- a CDS encoding MoaD/ThiS family protein encodes MSATTDTDSAAERTTTTVHLRATGHVRDATETPHQAFTFEGDTLRDLLETFFEQRPDLAEMLIAETETEATTGGWARPPKNLPGTWHKNPEGEQTKPYARVLVNGKFNEVLDGFDTRIEDGDRVSFVYPFIFCC; translated from the coding sequence ATGAGCGCAACAACCGACACGGATAGCGCGGCGGAGCGGACCACCACGACGGTCCATCTCCGGGCGACGGGCCACGTCCGGGACGCCACGGAGACGCCCCATCAAGCGTTCACGTTCGAGGGCGACACGCTGCGTGACCTCTTGGAGACGTTCTTCGAGCAGCGCCCGGACCTCGCGGAGATGTTGATCGCCGAGACGGAGACGGAGGCGACGACGGGGGGGTGGGCTCGGCCCCCGAAGAACCTGCCGGGCACGTGGCACAAGAATCCCGAAGGCGAACAGACGAAACCCTACGCGCGGGTGCTCGTCAACGGCAAGTTCAACGAGGTTCTCGACGGGTTCGATACGAGAATCGAGGACGGCGACCGTGTGAGCTTCGTCTACCCCTTCATCTTCTGTTGCTGA
- a CDS encoding helix-turn-helix domain-containing protein: MTGRHDEAPTRSTDLQPTVRVGPFGPASTGTRNFHPIGNVWSRAYRDGGLPENGDFEAYADRNIQIMTVPPGSCMIGGMETPVPERIKLVDHALSRVARRGMLAEVDVLGDERSHPATPVMIAERDASAMPTAKLAVTLPSDIWIADLSTRFPEATFRVLAALTDENTGIGLVEITATGVGDVLACLDGADGVRVFETLYRGDDRALVQFETDDPLILMSVRNSRAPFEPPVTIVDGVANLEITAPRERLSSLADQFRTLGLQFDVRSVRTSIDSESVVSDGQRELIRTAVDEGYYDTPRTCTLTELADHLGIAKSTASERLHRAEGAIIRAFVGDDAPTGDEEL; this comes from the coding sequence GTGACGGGTCGACACGACGAGGCGCCGACCCGTTCCACGGACTTACAGCCGACCGTACGAGTCGGGCCGTTCGGCCCGGCGTCTACCGGCACCCGTAACTTCCACCCCATCGGCAACGTCTGGAGTCGGGCCTACCGCGACGGCGGCCTCCCCGAGAACGGCGACTTCGAGGCGTACGCCGACAGGAACATCCAGATCATGACCGTGCCGCCGGGAAGCTGTATGATCGGCGGGATGGAGACGCCGGTCCCCGAACGGATCAAGCTGGTCGACCACGCCCTCAGCCGCGTCGCCAGACGTGGCATGCTCGCCGAGGTCGACGTGCTCGGCGACGAGCGCTCTCACCCCGCCACGCCGGTTATGATCGCCGAGCGCGACGCTTCGGCCATGCCCACGGCGAAACTCGCAGTCACGCTTCCGTCGGACATCTGGATCGCGGACCTCTCGACCCGGTTCCCCGAGGCGACGTTCCGCGTGCTCGCGGCCCTGACGGACGAGAACACCGGTATCGGACTGGTCGAAATCACCGCCACCGGCGTCGGCGACGTTCTCGCCTGCCTCGACGGCGCCGACGGCGTTCGCGTGTTCGAGACCCTGTATCGTGGTGACGACCGAGCGCTGGTGCAGTTCGAGACCGACGACCCGCTGATTCTCATGTCGGTCCGGAACTCGCGAGCGCCGTTCGAACCGCCGGTCACCATCGTCGACGGCGTCGCGAACCTGGAGATCACCGCCCCCCGAGAGCGGCTGTCGTCGCTCGCCGACCAGTTCCGCACGCTCGGGCTCCAGTTCGACGTGCGGTCCGTCCGCACCTCCATCGACTCGGAGTCGGTGGTGAGCGACGGCCAGCGGGAGTTGATCCGGACGGCGGTCGACGAGGGGTACTACGATACGCCCCGAACTTGCACGCTGACGGAACTGGCCGATCACCTCGGCATCGCAAAATCGACGGCGAGCGAACGCCTCCACCGCGCGGAGGGAGCGATCATCCGGGCGTTCGTCGGCGACGATGCGCCGACCGGGGACGAGGAGCTTTAG
- a CDS encoding halocyanin domain-containing protein: MSEERDARLGRRRLLQAGAGVVGAGLVGAGATGTATAQSGPFGGWMGDVGNYDGVVDATGRSEVTVTVGASGNGGNFAFGPAAVQVDPGTTVLWEWNGKGGQHNVVAEEGGDFESELTAEAGITFEQTFESEGVVKYYCTPHRALGMKGVVVVGSVPEGAEVVSGGSGGDGGSGGDGGSGGGGGSGGDGGSGGGGGDGGSGGDGGSGGDGGAGLTMSLVVGGSLVAAFLSPLVFGLILMLRDKTGGQAAETGAEHGVSHED, encoded by the coding sequence ATGAGTGAGGAACGCGACGCCCGGCTAGGACGGCGACGGCTGCTGCAGGCAGGCGCCGGCGTCGTCGGGGCTGGACTGGTGGGTGCGGGGGCGACCGGAACGGCGACGGCCCAGTCCGGCCCGTTCGGCGGGTGGATGGGTGACGTCGGGAACTACGACGGCGTCGTCGACGCGACCGGACGGAGCGAGGTGACGGTTACCGTCGGGGCCTCGGGGAACGGCGGGAACTTCGCGTTCGGGCCGGCCGCCGTCCAAGTCGACCCCGGCACGACGGTTCTCTGGGAGTGGAACGGCAAAGGGGGACAACACAACGTCGTCGCCGAGGAAGGTGGGGACTTCGAGAGCGAACTCACCGCCGAAGCCGGCATCACGTTCGAACAGACCTTCGAGTCCGAAGGCGTCGTCAAGTACTACTGCACGCCGCACCGCGCGCTCGGCATGAAAGGCGTCGTCGTCGTCGGGAGCGTTCCCGAGGGCGCCGAAGTCGTCAGTGGCGGCAGTGGCGGCGACGGCGGCAGTGGCGGCGACGGCGGCAGTGGCGGCGGTGGCGGCAGTGGCGGCGACGGCGGCAGTGGCGGCGGTGGCGGCGACGGCGGCAGTGGCGGCGACGGCGGCAGTGGCGGCGACGGGGGTGCCGGCCTCACGATGTCGCTAGTCGTCGGCGGGTCGCTCGTGGCCGCGTTCCTCTCACCGCTCGTCTTCGGCCTCATTCTGATGCTCCGGGACAAGACTGGCGGCCAGGCGGCGGAGACGGGTGCCGAACACGGCGTGAGCCACGAAGACTAA